The window GGATCACCAGCGCCTTACTGGTCGGTCAACTGGGGTCGCGCCAGCGGTTCACGATCGGATACCGACGATCCAGCCAGAACGCGCGCGGTGTGAGCCGCGCACCGGGGGCTGACTGAAAGCGTTTGTATTCGCTGATATAAATCAGGTGTTCCACGCGTTTTGCCGTCTCCCGCGAGAACCCGGCCGCAACGCAATCAGCAATCGAACCGTCCCGATCCACCAGGATCTCCAGCAACGCGTCCAGTTCGGGGTAATCCGGCAGGCTGTCGCTGTCCTTCTGATCGTCGCGCAGCTCGGCGCTCGGTGGCTTGTCGATGACCGAGGGGCGGATGACCTCCCCTTCCGGCCCCATCATCCAGTCGCGGTGATTGGCATTGCGCCAGCGGCAGGTCTCGAACACGCGGGTCTTGTAGAGATCCTTGATCGGGTTGTAGCCCCCCGCCATATCGCCGTAGATCGTGGCATAGCCCACGGCGACCTCGGATTTATTGCCGGTGGTCAGCAGCATCTCGCCAAATTTGTTGGACATCGCCATCAGGAGAAGCCCGCGCAGGCGCGACTGGATGTTCTCCTCGGTCAGCCCCTCCTCCATCCCGGCAAAGAGCGGCGCCAGCGTGTTGGTGATCGCGGCGCGCCCCTCGGCAATCGGGACGTAGTCGTAGCGCACGCCCAGCGCCTTTGCCACCGCTTCGGCATCGTCAAGCGAGGCTTGCGAGGTATATTCGGACGGCAGCATCACGCAGCGCACATTCTCAGCCCCAAGCGCATCGACCGCGATCGTGGCGACAATGGCGGAATCGACGCCACCGGAGAGCCCCAGCAGCACCTTCTTGAAGCCGGTCTTGCGCATGTAATCCCGCAGCGAAAGCGTCATGACGTGGTAATCCTGCTCCCACTCATCCGGCAGCACCGCCTTGGGGCCATCCACGGCGCGCCAGCCCTCGGCGGTCCGCTCCAGATCCAGATGGCAGATATCTTCGCGCAGGACCGGCATCTGCAAGGCCAGCGCCCCGCCCGGATTCAGCACAAACGAACCACCATCAAAAACCTGATCATCCTGGCCGCCCACCATATTGAGGTAGATCACCGGCAGATCGGTCTCGATCGAGCGGGCCACAATATGGTTGAGCCGCACATCCATCTTGTTGCGATAATTGGGCGATCCATTGGGGATCAGCAGGAACTCCGCGCCGGTTTCGGCCAAGGTTTCGGCCACATCCTCATACCAGCTATCCTCGCAGATCGGGCTGCCGATCCGGGTATCGCCAACCGCGTAAGGACCGCCCAGCGGGCCCGCATCAAAGATCCGCACCTCGTCAAAGACGGTGGCATTTGGCAGGTGATGTTTCAGCACCTGCGTGGTGATCTTGCCGCCCTTCAGGATCAGATAGGCGTTGTACAACCTATCGCCCTCGACCCAGGGGCTGCCGATCGCCAGCGCCGGACCATCGGCACAATCGGCGGCCAACCGCTCAACCTCGGCAATGGCAGCACGGTGGAAAACCGGCTTCATCACCAGATCCTGCGTGTTGTAACCGGTAATGAACATCTCTGGCAGGGCGACCAGATCAGCACCTGCCTCGCGGCCTGCGGCCCAGGCCTCGCGGGCCTTATCTGCATTGCCAGCCAGATCCCCGACGGTGGGGTTCAACTGGGCCAGTGTCACGCGAAAACGATCAGCCATCCTGCTTGCGTCCTTCGATAATCCTGCCTTCTGCCATTAAACAGATCACGCTGCGAGGGAAAGACCGCAGTGGCAAAAGACATTGCGACGGCGGCGGCTGTGGCATAGTTTCCTGTCAAACCGATCAACAGGCCCGCACCCCGGCTCCCCTTATGGCAAGCAGATATTCCATGACCCGTTTCACCACCGCCGCTCTTCTGACCTCCGCTCTGGCGCTTGGCGCTGCCGGGGTCGGACGCCCGGCCCTGGCCCAGGATGGCAAGGTGCTGACCACGCAGGATGAAATCGGCGGCATCTATGAGGGCACCTTTCGCGGCGGCCTGCAACATGGCACCGGCACCTACCGGCTGCCCAACGGCTATGAATATACCGGCGACTGGGTCGATGGCGAAGTCCGCGGTCGTGGCGTTGCGCGCTTCCCCAACGGATCCATCTACGAGGGCGAGTTCGTCAAAGGCAAACCCGAAGGCGCAGGCAAGATCACCTTTGCCGATGGCGGCACCTATGATGGCGAGTGGTCGAACGGCGTAATCAATGGCCAGGGGGTTGCGGTCTATGCCAATGGCGCGCGCTATGAGGGCGGCTTTCG of the Phaeobacter sp. A36a-5a genome contains:
- a CDS encoding NAD+ synthase encodes the protein MADRFRVTLAQLNPTVGDLAGNADKAREAWAAGREAGADLVALPEMFITGYNTQDLVMKPVFHRAAIAEVERLAADCADGPALAIGSPWVEGDRLYNAYLILKGGKITTQVLKHHLPNATVFDEVRIFDAGPLGGPYAVGDTRIGSPICEDSWYEDVAETLAETGAEFLLIPNGSPNYRNKMDVRLNHIVARSIETDLPVIYLNMVGGQDDQVFDGGSFVLNPGGALALQMPVLREDICHLDLERTAEGWRAVDGPKAVLPDEWEQDYHVMTLSLRDYMRKTGFKKVLLGLSGGVDSAIVATIAVDALGAENVRCVMLPSEYTSQASLDDAEAVAKALGVRYDYVPIAEGRAAITNTLAPLFAGMEEGLTEENIQSRLRGLLLMAMSNKFGEMLLTTGNKSEVAVGYATIYGDMAGGYNPIKDLYKTRVFETCRWRNANHRDWMMGPEGEVIRPSVIDKPPSAELRDDQKDSDSLPDYPELDALLEILVDRDGSIADCVAAGFSRETAKRVEHLIYISEYKRFQSAPGARLTPRAFWLDRRYPIVNRWRDPS